Proteins encoded in a region of the Zea mays cultivar B73 chromosome 4, Zm-B73-REFERENCE-NAM-5.0, whole genome shotgun sequence genome:
- the LOC100281009 gene encoding uncharacterized LOC100281009 has protein sequence MSYQAGYPPPGQQAYGAPPPAYVAPPPAYPPTAQDGGAAYYGQQQTTTTSSSRGGDGFWKGCCAAICCCCVLDMCF, from the exons ATGAGCTACCAAGCGGGCTACCCACCGCCGGGCCAACAGGCCTACGGCGCGCCTCCGCCGGCGTACGTCGCGCCACCGCCGGCGTACCCGCCAACGGCCCAGGACGGCGGCGCGGCGTACTACGGCCAGCAGCAGACaaccaccaccagcagcagccGCGGCGGCGACGGTTTCTGGAAAGGATG CTGCGCCGCCATCTGCTGCTGCTGCGTCCTCGACATGTGCTTCTGA